A window of Haliscomenobacter hydrossis DSM 1100 contains these coding sequences:
- a CDS encoding dienelactone hydrolase family protein, with amino-acid sequence MKKYLLLFSLLLGFALSQNLSAQNASTTPYHDVSFQYPDFVLPTSVKAWETRRKAIRQTIKDCFGPLPARPKPAVKTLRSEKRPGYTIEYFEFFNGMDATVPGIILIPEQRIPKAPGILYHHYHGGDYAHGKDELFKPNWVNENGPAEDLVKQGYVVLAIDSYAFGERSGKGPNGPEEKGKNEELTWARINLLKGRSFWGTMVRDDQMALDYLCSRPEVDPARIGAVGMSMGCLRSFWLAAVDDRVKVTVAVACIVHNQELIKLGRMGSHGIYYYVQDLLRYFDNEAVLACIAPRPLLTMSGKADRMAPLEGVQYINGTLEKIYSLYGKSAQFKHVEYEGVGHEYTPVMWKETLAFFGTKL; translated from the coding sequence GCTGCTTCTCGGTTTTGCATTAAGCCAAAACTTAAGCGCCCAAAACGCCAGCACCACCCCCTATCACGATGTTTCCTTTCAATACCCCGACTTTGTCCTGCCTACTTCTGTCAAAGCCTGGGAAACCCGCCGCAAAGCCATCCGCCAAACCATCAAAGACTGCTTCGGCCCGCTGCCAGCCCGTCCCAAGCCCGCCGTCAAAACCCTGCGCAGCGAAAAACGCCCCGGCTACACCATCGAATACTTTGAGTTTTTCAACGGCATGGATGCCACCGTACCCGGTATAATCCTAATACCCGAGCAACGTATACCCAAAGCTCCCGGAATCCTCTACCACCACTACCACGGCGGCGATTACGCCCACGGCAAAGACGAATTGTTCAAACCCAATTGGGTCAACGAAAATGGCCCAGCCGAGGACCTGGTCAAACAAGGCTACGTTGTGCTGGCCATCGATTCCTACGCCTTCGGCGAACGCTCGGGCAAAGGTCCCAATGGCCCCGAAGAAAAAGGCAAAAATGAAGAGCTGACCTGGGCCAGAATCAACCTGCTCAAAGGCCGCAGCTTCTGGGGAACCATGGTGCGCGACGACCAAATGGCGCTGGACTACCTCTGCTCCCGCCCCGAAGTAGACCCTGCTCGCATCGGTGCTGTCGGCATGAGCATGGGCTGCCTGCGTTCCTTCTGGCTGGCGGCAGTAGACGATCGAGTGAAAGTCACGGTGGCGGTAGCCTGCATTGTACACAACCAGGAGTTGATCAAACTGGGCCGCATGGGCTCGCACGGCATTTATTACTACGTTCAGGATCTATTGCGGTATTTTGACAATGAGGCGGTATTGGCCTGCATTGCGCCCCGCCCGCTGCTGACGATGTCGGGTAAAGCCGACCGCATGGCACCCTTGGAAGGGGTGCAGTACATCAACGGAACTTTAGAAAAAATATACAGCTTGTACGGGAAAAGCGCGCAGTTCAAACATGTGGAGTACGAAGGCGTGGGGCATGAGTATACGCCGGTGATGTGGAAGGAGACGCTGGCGTTTTTTGGAACGAAGTTGTGA
- a CDS encoding cohesin domain-containing protein, which yields MLLRFLIPIMICASYTVTAQTTSCLNIFFSQNGSLKGDTLEVTVSTKGFVNIIALEYTTEWDPQVLQLIDAVQLNRVFFPNNIESPASGIDTQGSSQFVWNDPALIDDPGETLPDDTRLYTLRFLVKNKNITRTRIGFSPEKPAQFVYNNRGSSESVKSENIPVGVSANLVLKGNLPSSTLKLEQLCTSSADCKLGNIIPTISGGATPYVFFTRISNGTLARLRLTNLVPGKYPLIIVDAKNDTLEALVSLTAPAAGIGPSLQSLVFCSPSRPDSAVIRINAFGGVGQYAFDWSDDTYEISRNSSQIAVASNRLYSVTVTDSKGCEAILNNLSAQECIGNSSAVSLVISGASVVSGEVFCSKVDITNVQDLSAVQFAIRWNPEKLSYLTLKYGDDQINNSNFNLIDTQLGLVRFAKNYTPGINVTRKTLFELCFQAKLSEDTAYLAFDNQALPVEISTGVESIEKFSTYSGEISISPAIWPGDSDRSGHVDHFDLLPIGLALGNRGLVRNEATLDWRPQRTELWGKSILNSSLDLAFIDADGNGLIASSDTLAIQQNWQRKYQAGKPPLVLPEIRQNPIPLFVRKDTIKTRAMQSLSLELGTADIPGSNVYGIAFSIVYNPAEVDEHKIGFVPTASWLGIKGEQFLSIQRNDPSSGRVDVALVRGDQQEVSGFGRIGNLLLSLETSEAQRLQQGVSLEIRDVKLINKAGQTISTNAPQTVLPVSRTVGINEMDPTLSARIQLYPQPADQRLQLDLGGLHLREWTLMRFNGESIARGSSFDRPIQLEQLPAGMYLMRIHCDEGIAMKKCLVIH from the coding sequence ATGTTGTTGCGTTTCCTAATCCCAATCATGATTTGCGCCAGTTATACGGTAACGGCCCAAACGACGAGTTGTTTGAACATCTTCTTCAGCCAGAACGGTTCACTCAAAGGAGACACCCTGGAAGTGACAGTCAGCACCAAAGGATTTGTAAACATTATTGCGCTCGAGTACACCACCGAATGGGATCCACAAGTACTCCAACTCATCGATGCTGTTCAACTTAACCGGGTATTTTTTCCCAACAACATTGAAAGTCCAGCCTCCGGAATAGATACCCAAGGTAGCTCTCAATTTGTGTGGAATGACCCTGCGCTAATAGATGATCCGGGTGAAACGCTGCCAGATGATACCCGCCTGTACACCTTGCGGTTTTTGGTGAAAAACAAAAACATTACCCGAACCAGGATCGGATTTAGCCCAGAAAAACCGGCACAATTTGTCTACAATAATAGGGGATCATCCGAATCCGTAAAATCCGAAAACATCCCTGTAGGAGTAAGTGCCAATCTGGTGCTAAAGGGGAATTTGCCCTCCTCAACGTTAAAGCTTGAACAGCTTTGTACCAGCAGCGCAGACTGCAAACTGGGCAACATCATTCCGACCATTTCAGGAGGAGCAACGCCTTATGTGTTTTTTACCAGGATAAGTAACGGTACGCTGGCTCGGTTAAGGTTGACTAACCTGGTGCCAGGGAAATACCCTCTGATCATTGTGGATGCCAAAAATGATACCCTTGAAGCGCTGGTTAGCCTCACTGCTCCTGCCGCAGGTATTGGACCTAGCCTGCAGTCACTGGTTTTTTGCAGTCCCAGCCGGCCCGACTCAGCAGTCATCAGGATCAACGCTTTTGGAGGTGTAGGTCAATACGCATTTGACTGGAGCGATGATACCTATGAAATTTCCCGGAACAGTAGCCAGATAGCGGTAGCCAGCAATCGATTATACAGCGTTACCGTGACGGATTCCAAAGGGTGTGAAGCCATTTTGAACAATCTATCTGCTCAGGAATGCATCGGCAATAGTTCTGCAGTGAGCCTGGTCATCAGTGGGGCCTCCGTTGTCTCCGGCGAAGTATTTTGTTCTAAAGTTGACATTACGAATGTTCAAGATTTGTCTGCTGTGCAATTTGCCATCCGGTGGAACCCGGAAAAATTGTCCTATTTGACCTTGAAATATGGAGACGATCAAATCAACAACAGCAACTTCAATTTGATAGATACTCAATTGGGACTTGTCCGATTTGCAAAAAATTACACACCAGGAATTAATGTAACCCGTAAAACACTTTTTGAACTGTGTTTTCAGGCAAAACTATCAGAAGACACGGCTTATCTGGCTTTTGACAACCAAGCGCTTCCGGTAGAAATTTCTACTGGCGTTGAGTCCATCGAAAAGTTCAGCACCTACTCTGGCGAAATCAGCATTAGCCCGGCGATATGGCCCGGAGACAGCGACCGCAGTGGACATGTAGATCATTTTGACCTTTTGCCCATTGGACTAGCTTTGGGTAATCGAGGTTTGGTCCGCAATGAAGCGACCCTCGATTGGCGTCCACAACGTACCGAATTGTGGGGCAAATCCATCCTTAATTCCTCATTAGACCTCGCTTTTATTGATGCAGATGGCAATGGCCTGATTGCATCCAGTGACACCTTGGCGATTCAGCAAAACTGGCAACGTAAATACCAGGCGGGAAAACCTCCCCTCGTATTGCCCGAAATAAGACAGAATCCTATTCCTCTTTTTGTGCGCAAGGATACGATAAAGACCAGGGCTATGCAATCTCTTTCCTTAGAATTGGGTACTGCGGATATTCCTGGCTCTAACGTTTACGGGATCGCTTTTTCAATTGTGTATAACCCTGCGGAAGTGGATGAGCACAAAATCGGGTTTGTACCCACCGCTTCCTGGCTGGGCATAAAAGGTGAACAATTTCTGAGCATCCAGCGAAACGACCCAAGTAGTGGGAGAGTAGATGTTGCCTTGGTGCGTGGAGATCAGCAAGAGGTCAGTGGCTTTGGTCGTATCGGCAACCTCCTGCTGTCGCTGGAAACCTCGGAGGCTCAAAGACTACAACAGGGCGTTAGCCTCGAAATCCGCGACGTCAAATTAATCAACAAAGCGGGGCAAACGATTTCAACCAATGCCCCTCAAACCGTATTGCCTGTGAGTAGAACAGTTGGGATAAATGAAATGGATCCAACCTTAAGCGCCCGGATCCAACTCTATCCCCAACCTGCTGACCAGCGTTTACAGCTGGACCTGGGTGGTTTGCATTTGAGGGAATGGACGCTGATGCGGTTCAATGGGGAGTCAATCGCCAGGGGTTCAAGTTTTGATCGCCCGATTCAACTTGAACAATTGCCAGCGGGGATGTACTTGATGCGTATTCACTGTGATGAAGGGATTGCCATGAAAAAATGCCTAGTTATACATTAG
- a CDS encoding YCF48-related protein, with protein sequence MRTKLLFLALLMSTSVMGQWKSLYRGTDSLNRFLNASFYSLSEGFVVSDLWVGFTADSGRTYQHKFIENNNVDYNKNPVNLTFGFYYADVKAFGNNKLLVAGEYANEPAILQSTNNGNTWKVVYHFPYTFNSSRENYVSRMEFPVNNDIGYVVFSDGIVKTTNGGNTWTQSRNMAMVGRQLTVMDFANNLVGYVAGEQSLLKTTDGGTNWSLLNAPFQVKAISAVNNNLVYVLSTNNNIYYSNNGGASWVLTNRPITHLDADNIYFVNDSVGYTAYGYVYQTRNRGKSWERLPADRDPEVGQLIPYNADVMWACGDGERLAMTTNRGGKPIPRAYVDYDVSQVCGTGQLPLISQSNTSYQHHWYLNNRSIARTYNTIVPQGVQDTIKLVVSDGIQKDSMIRIVDYEGYFTIKLESISLQDTICSGVRPQFTILKSQPGVSYVVNGIAPVFGTGSDLTLAGYAGADPSATLPFTVYAATENQCGRQSKQQIHLIHVINSVPGIDVVNGDTVCMDKVFYIRVQNTRKTYEYWADAGLPKVKGTGGTILIPCRTPFLKQLRSTGLTGPAVNFVSFYVFVRHEKFHCEDGIGHRITCYARRSGAQFQVLGMENFKGDTLRLLNQSEQSQSYFWTFDRGASYERNDTRVPIGLRYNRQGIRKITLYAYTKEGCVDSLTRNLEVFTKIGETPSGTVCNAESGQVHVDSFLVNKYFDNRTIYEDEYGSRILAGTFRDPSHIIRYLYPESGWYALKYNKAGKLMWKLEYPGFDYAENYSIEQAIGDSKGNTYLLGYGQGNVLFSGYAPRLGTPTPGPGAFIAKVSPSGELLWVKHFYNQFFSAHLNTNMCRGSMLRGKNDDFYYITQRKSGYDFFVDNTLVVDYAEKQEGIVIHFNSAGQVLRKKPFPSLYASFELGNVPFPVPTSYTFNPPAVWSSNGTMAIYTQIDTTTKSSNLDGLVLPFDVRQVNTHLFFLDTVSLKLQSIKPVYKLLQNQKASVNPDAFTVDEFGNYYISYTQLNYFHRSKPTYELDTLKAKTYVAAFDGQGEMTWVKKTEGLQVSNLFAEKGRLKLAGLNFHMYSGASFQYLLNHSPAYENTKKLTFFSDTASFSGQGKYGLGSIDAVVATLNAENGDLLDLTHLGTPKMEATMTMAKGYGSQIWVSSTVGTNVYAPSEAENTYSVLKTFKLPISNNCSSSYLIPEALPLAPAALPKNNLYLPAGSINAFPNPVQDQLTLSTTGRNSNIQSITVMDQLGRKIWTKTGLDVRQFQLDTRAFPKGQVYVVEVQMAEGLVRVRVVKQ encoded by the coding sequence ATGAGAACCAAACTACTCTTTCTTGCCCTGTTGATGTCAACCAGTGTCATGGGCCAGTGGAAAAGCCTATATCGGGGAACGGATTCACTCAACAGGTTTCTCAACGCTTCCTTCTACTCTTTGTCCGAAGGCTTCGTGGTGAGCGATCTATGGGTGGGTTTTACCGCAGACAGTGGCCGCACCTATCAACACAAATTCATCGAAAACAATAATGTTGACTACAACAAAAACCCGGTCAATTTAACCTTTGGGTTCTATTATGCAGATGTCAAAGCATTTGGCAACAACAAGTTATTGGTTGCTGGTGAATACGCCAATGAACCTGCTATTTTACAAAGTACCAATAACGGAAATACTTGGAAAGTGGTCTACCATTTTCCTTATACATTTAACAGTAGCCGAGAAAATTACGTCTCCCGGATGGAGTTCCCAGTCAATAATGACATTGGGTATGTAGTTTTTAGTGATGGCATAGTCAAAACGACCAATGGCGGCAACACCTGGACACAATCCAGAAACATGGCTATGGTGGGACGGCAGTTGACGGTCATGGATTTTGCCAATAACCTGGTGGGCTATGTAGCCGGGGAACAATCCCTCCTTAAAACTACCGATGGTGGAACCAATTGGAGCCTTCTAAATGCCCCCTTTCAAGTTAAAGCGATATCCGCAGTCAACAACAATTTGGTGTACGTACTGAGCACCAACAATAATATTTATTATTCTAACAACGGCGGTGCAAGTTGGGTCCTGACCAATCGACCGATCACGCATCTTGATGCTGACAACATTTATTTTGTCAACGACAGCGTAGGCTATACAGCTTATGGTTACGTTTACCAAACCCGCAACCGGGGCAAAAGTTGGGAGCGTTTGCCCGCTGACCGCGACCCCGAAGTTGGACAATTGATTCCTTACAACGCCGATGTCATGTGGGCTTGTGGCGATGGCGAACGGCTGGCAATGACCACGAATCGGGGTGGTAAACCGATTCCTCGCGCTTATGTTGACTATGATGTGAGCCAAGTTTGTGGGACGGGGCAACTCCCCTTGATCAGTCAAAGCAACACCAGCTACCAGCACCATTGGTACTTGAACAACCGCAGTATCGCGCGTACCTACAATACAATTGTTCCACAAGGTGTGCAAGATACCATTAAGCTGGTGGTGAGCGATGGTATACAAAAAGATTCGATGATCAGGATCGTCGATTATGAGGGTTATTTTACCATCAAGCTAGAGAGCATTTCCTTGCAGGATACCATTTGTAGTGGGGTACGCCCACAGTTTACCATTCTCAAGAGCCAGCCTGGGGTATCTTATGTAGTTAATGGTATAGCGCCCGTCTTTGGCACTGGATCAGATCTCACCCTTGCCGGGTATGCCGGTGCGGATCCGAGTGCAACCCTTCCCTTTACCGTTTATGCAGCGACTGAAAACCAGTGTGGACGGCAATCCAAGCAACAAATCCATCTTATCCACGTAATCAATAGTGTCCCTGGAATTGATGTGGTCAATGGCGATACCGTTTGTATGGATAAGGTGTTTTACATCCGGGTACAAAATACCAGAAAAACTTACGAATATTGGGCCGATGCCGGATTGCCCAAAGTAAAAGGCACGGGAGGAACCATTTTAATTCCTTGTCGTACGCCCTTTCTCAAGCAACTGAGGAGTACTGGCCTTACTGGTCCTGCTGTTAATTTTGTGTCTTTTTATGTATTTGTTCGGCACGAAAAATTTCATTGCGAGGATGGAATAGGGCACCGGATTACTTGTTATGCCCGCCGATCCGGGGCACAATTTCAAGTACTGGGCATGGAAAACTTTAAAGGAGATACCTTGCGCTTGCTGAATCAAAGTGAGCAATCCCAATCCTACTTTTGGACTTTTGATCGAGGCGCAAGCTACGAACGCAACGATACCCGCGTCCCGATTGGACTGCGCTACAATCGACAAGGCATTCGGAAAATAACCCTATACGCCTATACCAAGGAAGGTTGTGTAGATAGTTTAACGCGCAACCTGGAAGTGTTTACAAAAATAGGGGAAACACCTTCAGGCACAGTTTGTAATGCTGAGTCAGGTCAGGTGCATGTTGACAGTTTCTTGGTAAACAAGTACTTTGACAACCGGACGATCTATGAAGATGAGTATGGCTCCCGAATCCTGGCGGGTACTTTTCGTGATCCAAGCCACATCATTCGCTATCTATATCCCGAATCGGGCTGGTATGCACTCAAATACAATAAGGCTGGAAAACTAATGTGGAAACTCGAATACCCAGGTTTTGATTATGCTGAAAATTATTCCATCGAACAAGCCATTGGTGATAGTAAAGGAAACACCTATCTACTGGGCTACGGGCAAGGGAACGTTTTATTTTCGGGCTATGCTCCCAGACTGGGCACTCCCACGCCTGGGCCCGGGGCATTTATTGCCAAAGTTTCTCCTAGTGGTGAATTGCTATGGGTAAAGCATTTTTACAATCAATTTTTTTCAGCTCACCTCAATACCAACATGTGTAGGGGGAGTATGTTGCGGGGCAAAAACGATGATTTTTACTACATCACCCAAAGAAAATCGGGCTATGATTTTTTTGTAGACAATACCCTAGTCGTAGACTACGCGGAAAAACAGGAAGGAATCGTTATTCATTTCAATAGTGCAGGGCAAGTGCTCAGGAAAAAGCCATTTCCAAGCCTGTACGCTAGTTTTGAGCTTGGGAATGTTCCTTTTCCCGTTCCAACCAGTTATACATTCAACCCGCCTGCCGTCTGGAGTAGCAATGGCACAATGGCCATTTATACCCAAATCGACACCACCACTAAAAGCAGCAATTTGGATGGTTTGGTGTTGCCTTTTGACGTTCGGCAGGTAAATACACACCTCTTCTTTTTAGACACGGTTTCTTTAAAATTGCAGTCCATTAAACCTGTTTATAAGCTGCTACAAAATCAAAAAGCCAGTGTAAATCCTGATGCATTTACGGTAGACGAATTTGGGAACTACTACATCAGTTATACCCAATTAAACTATTTCCACCGCAGCAAGCCAACTTACGAATTGGACACCCTCAAAGCCAAGACTTATGTAGCTGCGTTTGATGGTCAAGGGGAAATGACCTGGGTTAAAAAAACGGAAGGCTTACAAGTCAGCAACCTTTTTGCCGAAAAAGGCAGATTAAAGCTGGCTGGCCTGAATTTTCATATGTATAGTGGGGCTTCTTTTCAGTACCTTCTAAACCACAGCCCAGCTTATGAAAACACAAAAAAACTAACTTTTTTTAGCGATACCGCTTCATTTTCCGGCCAGGGAAAATACGGCTTGGGATCAATAGATGCCGTTGTCGCCACACTCAATGCTGAAAATGGAGATTTGTTGGACCTCACCCATTTGGGTACACCAAAAATGGAAGCGACGATGACCATGGCCAAGGGCTACGGATCACAAATCTGGGTGAGTAGTACGGTGGGTACGAATGTATATGCTCCATCGGAAGCAGAAAATACTTATTCTGTTCTTAAAACCTTCAAACTCCCCATCAGTAACAATTGCTCTAGCTCATACCTGATTCCGGAAGCACTTCCATTGGCTCCTGCTGCTTTGCCCAAAAACAACTTATACCTTCCAGCGGGTTCAATAAATGCCTTTCCCAATCCGGTGCAGGATCAGCTCACCCTGTCTACAACTGGTCGCAATTCCAACATCCAGTCGATCACCGTTATGGATCAGTTGGGCCGCAAAATTTGGACAAAAACGGGCCTGGACGTTCGGCAATTTCAGCTGGATACCCGTGCATTTCCCAAAGGGCAAGTGTATGTTGTGGAAGTTCAGATGGCGGAGGGCCTTGTTAGGGTGAGGGTAGTGAAACAGTGA